One Terriglobia bacterium genomic region harbors:
- a CDS encoding ABC transporter ATP-binding protein, translating to MSGALEFRSVRFAYREAPVFDGLTLELAEGEIAAVLGPNGTGKTTLVRLASASLRPDAGTILLRGRELAVIPAAERAREVAVVPQESRPAFDFTAREVVRMGRAPHLGLLGLEGRHDNEVVDEAMRRTAVSGLSERPFLGLSGGERQRVILARALAQEPKLLLLDEPTAFLDLRHRLLLYDLLTRLNRETGLTLLIASHDLNLAGRFADRIVLLQSGAVAADGPPHEVLTPLNLRLVYGVRAEVRIDPATGRPLVVPIAPADEA from the coding sequence GTGTCGGGAGCACTCGAGTTCCGCTCGGTCCGCTTCGCGTACCGCGAGGCGCCCGTATTCGACGGTCTTACCCTCGAGTTGGCGGAGGGGGAGATCGCCGCCGTGCTCGGCCCGAACGGCACGGGAAAGACCACGCTGGTCCGACTGGCCTCTGCCAGCCTACGGCCGGACGCCGGCACCATCCTGCTCCGCGGACGCGAGCTGGCAGTGATCCCCGCCGCCGAGAGAGCGCGCGAGGTGGCGGTGGTCCCGCAGGAATCGCGGCCGGCGTTCGATTTCACCGCTCGAGAGGTCGTGCGAATGGGCCGCGCGCCTCACCTCGGCCTCCTAGGTCTAGAAGGCCGGCACGATAACGAGGTCGTGGACGAGGCGATGCGCAGGACGGCGGTGTCCGGCCTCTCGGAGCGTCCGTTCCTCGGCCTCTCGGGGGGAGAGCGACAGCGCGTGATCCTGGCGCGCGCTCTGGCCCAGGAGCCGAAGCTGCTCCTCTTGGACGAGCCGACGGCCTTTCTCGATCTCCGGCACCGGCTCCTCCTCTACGATCTCCTGACCCGGCTGAACCGTGAGACCGGCCTCACCCTCCTGATCGCGAGCCACGATCTGAATCTCGCCGGACGCTTCGCCGACCGCATCGTGCTGCTCCAGTCGGGAGCGGTCGCCGCGGACGGCCCGCCTCACGAGGTACTCACTCCCCTAAACCTCCGGCTCGTCTACGGCGTGCGCGCGGAAGTCCGCATCGATCCCGCGACCGGCCGCCCCCTCGTCGTTCCGATCGCGCCGGCCGACGAAGCCTGA
- a CDS encoding DoxX family protein: MKGVLQWAAASRAPAAALFVRLAVGGIFLLEGIKKFLFTAQWGAGRFEHIGIPAPQAMAPFVGVVEIGCGALILLGLFTRLAAIPLVGVISVAIASTKIPILLKSGFWPMEAEARTDVAMLCGLLFLAAAGSGTWSVDAFLVRRKRRP; encoded by the coding sequence ATGAAGGGCGTGCTCCAGTGGGCCGCGGCGTCCCGCGCTCCGGCGGCTGCATTGTTCGTTCGCCTTGCGGTCGGCGGCATCTTCCTACTCGAGGGGATCAAGAAGTTCCTCTTCACCGCACAGTGGGGCGCCGGGCGTTTCGAGCACATCGGGATCCCGGCGCCGCAGGCGATGGCACCTTTTGTCGGGGTCGTCGAGATCGGCTGCGGAGCGCTGATACTCTTGGGTCTGTTCACCCGGCTCGCCGCGATTCCGCTCGTCGGCGTGATCTCCGTCGCGATCGCGTCGACGAAGATTCCCATTCTGCTCAAGAGCGGGTTCTGGCCAATGGAGGCCGAGGCCCGGACGGACGTTGCCATGCTCTGCGGACTGTTGTTCCTCGCGGCCGCAGGGTCCGGCACTTGGTCCGTCGACGCCTTTCTCGTCCGCCGGAAGCGACGTCCTTGA